The Chryseobacterium aureum genome contains a region encoding:
- a CDS encoding PepSY-associated TM helix domain-containing protein has product MKKKHHHKKKPGFFKKWSAKLHLWFGLGIGFLIFIISITGALYVFKDEVENITRKDVIYHHEQNIGQKQVLPIRVMEKAVAEQVQEKYPIHWVNVPIDKKMSYMFFWYEHNTDAWNYFDEFPIYKQAYVNPYTGKVLRVYDEKNGFFNIVKMIHWSYLLKQDWGTYVVGIPVIIFIIMLISGIILWWPKNKAARKQRFAFKWKNIKSWKRKNYDLHNVLGFYASIFALIFSITGLFYAFFVVQAMIYVVFSGGETKYPDFSHIKTKAPVELRTEGTLDKIINTVQAKYPDSYGFAIDLGHPHMDDHEHPNFEVYVKHLSYSYHKSSSLIFDENSGELLHTHDPKDKNFGEKVVSANYDIHVGSILGLPTKIIAFVVSIICASLPVTGFMIWWGRKKKKTVKTV; this is encoded by the coding sequence ATGAAGAAAAAACATCATCATAAAAAGAAACCCGGCTTTTTTAAAAAATGGTCTGCCAAGCTGCATCTCTGGTTCGGACTGGGAATTGGCTTTCTGATCTTTATCATCTCTATTACCGGAGCATTATATGTTTTTAAAGATGAAGTGGAAAACATAACCCGTAAAGATGTTATTTATCATCATGAACAGAATATCGGACAGAAACAGGTTCTTCCTATCAGAGTAATGGAGAAAGCGGTGGCGGAACAGGTACAAGAAAAATATCCGATCCATTGGGTCAATGTTCCTATCGACAAAAAAATGTCTTACATGTTCTTCTGGTATGAGCATAATACGGATGCCTGGAATTATTTTGATGAATTTCCTATCTATAAGCAAGCCTATGTAAACCCATACACCGGAAAAGTACTGAGAGTGTATGATGAGAAAAACGGCTTCTTCAATATTGTAAAGATGATCCACTGGAGCTACCTTCTGAAGCAGGACTGGGGAACGTATGTAGTGGGAATTCCTGTTATTATTTTTATCATTATGCTGATTTCAGGAATTATTCTGTGGTGGCCAAAGAACAAAGCAGCCAGAAAGCAGCGTTTTGCCTTTAAATGGAAAAATATTAAAAGCTGGAAACGAAAAAACTATGATCTTCATAACGTACTGGGGTTTTATGCCTCAATTTTTGCTTTAATATTCTCTATTACAGGACTTTTCTATGCGTTTTTCGTGGTTCAGGCCATGATCTATGTAGTATTTTCCGGCGGAGAAACAAAGTATCCTGACTTCTCACATATTAAAACAAAAGCTCCCGTTGAGCTGAGAACAGAAGGTACACTGGACAAAATCATCAATACAGTTCAGGCCAAATATCCTGATTCTTATGGTTTTGCTATAGATTTGGGACATCCGCATATGGATGATCATGAACACCCTAACTTTGAGGTGTATGTAAAACACCTTTCTTATTCTTATCATAAAAGCAGCAGCTTGATCTTTGATGAAAACTCAGGAGAGCTTCTTCACACCCATGATCCGAAGGATAAAAACTTTGGAGAAAAGGTGGTGAGCGCCAATTATGATATTCATGTGGGCTCTATTTTAGGACTTCCTACCAAAATCATTGCATTTGTTGTAAGTATCATCTGTGCCTCTCTTCCGGTAACCGGATTTATGATCTGGTGGGGAAGAAAAAAGAAAAAAACGGTAAAAACTGTTTAA
- a CDS encoding ROK family protein — MSLIDLSKQVALGVDIGGTNTKFGIVNHRGEVLDKGNLRTDAYDKVEDFIDALYEHVHPMMEKYGTEAHFDGIGVGAPNANYYKGTIELAPNLPWKGVIPFAELMRAKFGLPCTVTNDANAAALGEMLFGAARGMKDFIMITLGTGVGSGIIANGSLIYGHDGFAGELGHTIVKPGGRKHWSTGSEGSLEAYASATGITITAKKMRAEFPESMLNQYPEDAINSKTVYECAVKEDPIAIEVFRYTGQKLGEALANFVMFSSPEAILLFGGVIKAGDFILKPAKLHMERNLLPIFRNKVKLVFSELDEADAAILGASALVWEK, encoded by the coding sequence ATGTCATTAATAGATTTATCAAAACAAGTTGCCCTTGGAGTTGACATCGGCGGAACCAATACTAAATTCGGAATCGTGAACCACCGTGGTGAAGTTCTGGATAAAGGAAATCTGAGAACGGATGCCTATGACAAAGTGGAAGATTTCATCGATGCCTTATATGAACATGTTCATCCTATGATGGAAAAGTACGGTACTGAAGCACATTTCGATGGAATCGGAGTAGGCGCACCGAACGCCAATTATTACAAAGGAACCATAGAGCTCGCTCCAAACCTTCCCTGGAAAGGTGTTATTCCTTTCGCCGAACTGATGAGGGCAAAATTCGGACTGCCTTGTACGGTGACCAATGACGCGAATGCTGCAGCATTGGGAGAAATGCTTTTCGGAGCCGCAAGAGGAATGAAAGATTTCATCATGATCACTCTGGGAACGGGAGTAGGCAGCGGAATTATTGCTAACGGAAGTTTAATCTATGGACATGACGGATTTGCCGGAGAATTGGGACATACGATTGTAAAACCTGGTGGTAGAAAACACTGGAGTACAGGCTCTGAAGGAAGTCTGGAAGCCTATGCCTCTGCTACGGGAATTACTATTACAGCAAAGAAAATGAGAGCTGAATTTCCGGAATCTATGCTGAACCAATACCCTGAAGATGCCATCAATTCTAAGACCGTATACGAATGTGCTGTTAAAGAAGATCCAATTGCGATTGAGGTTTTCAGATATACAGGTCAGAAGCTGGGTGAGGCGTTGGCTAATTTCGTTATGTTCTCTTCCCCTGAAGCGATTCTTCTTTTCGGAGGAGTCATTAAGGCCGGCGATTTTATTTTAAAGCCTGCCAAGCTTCATATGGAAAGAAACCTTCTTCCGATTTTCAGAAATAAAGTAAAATTGGTTTTCAGTGAGCTGGACGAAGCAGATGCAGCAATTCTTGGAGCAAGTGCTTTGGTTTGGGAAAAATAA
- the msrA gene encoding peptide-methionine (S)-S-oxide reductase MsrA, translating into MDNNNFEQITFGGGCFWCVESCFNMLKGVQSAISGYSGGHKDNPTYQEVCTGETGHAEVVQITYDPAVISYEQLMDVFFFLHDPTQLNRQGNDIGTQYRSVIYYKDDAEKAKAEQAIKVSQESGRWAGTYVTELTPFDKFWAAEQYHQGYYNENPTQPYCSAVVGPKIQKFKKHFGELGMLNAE; encoded by the coding sequence ATGGACAACAATAATTTTGAACAGATCACTTTCGGAGGTGGATGCTTCTGGTGTGTAGAAAGCTGTTTCAATATGCTGAAAGGGGTACAGTCTGCTATTTCAGGATATTCGGGAGGTCACAAAGATAATCCTACTTATCAGGAAGTCTGTACTGGAGAAACAGGACATGCAGAAGTGGTACAGATCACTTATGATCCGGCGGTTATTTCTTATGAACAGCTAATGGATGTATTTTTCTTTCTTCATGATCCAACCCAGCTAAACAGACAGGGAAATGATATCGGCACCCAATATCGTTCTGTCATTTATTATAAAGATGATGCTGAGAAAGCTAAAGCTGAACAAGCCATCAAAGTATCTCAGGAGTCAGGAAGATGGGCTGGAACTTATGTAACAGAATTAACTCCATTCGACAAGTTCTGGGCAGCAGAACAATATCATCAGGGATATTACAATGAGAACCCTACACAGCCTTATTGCAGCGCTGTAGTAGGCCCTAAGATCCAGAAATTCAAAAAGCATTTCGGGGAACTGGGAATGCTGAACGCAGAATAA